The sequence ACCCGACGTTCGCGAGCCGGGTCGCGGAACGCTGCGCGCGCGAGCGCATCAACGTGGAGGCAGCGGTCGCCGACGTGGTCGAGCAGCTGTCGGCGAGCTTCGCGGCGCTCGACGACGCGTACCTGCGCGAGCGCGCGGCGGACGTGCGCGACGTCGGCCGGCGCGTCCTCGAACGCCTGCTGACCCACCGTTGCGAGCATCTGCATCACCTGCCGGAAGGCGCCATCATCGTGACGGGCGAGTTGCTGCCGTCCGCGACGGCGCGCATGAACCTGCACGCGGTGCGCGGCATCGTCACCGAAGGCGGGGGGCGCACCTCGCACGCGTCCATCCTCACGCGCTCGCTCGGCATTCCGGGAGTCATCGGGGTCAAAGGTGTCGCCAGCCGGGTCAAGACGGGTGACGTGCTGATCGTGGACGGCTCGGCAGGCACCGTCCACGTCAATCCGTCGCCCGAGGTGCGCCGGGAGTACGCGCGGCTGCAGGCGGCGTTCGCGGCGTACCGCGACAGTCTCGACGAGATGCGCGACGTGCCGGCCGTGACGGCGGACGGCGTCACCGTGGAGCTGTCGGCGAACATCGGCAAGATCGCGGACGCGGAAACGGCAGTGTTGTTCGAGGCGGAAGGCGTCGGGCTCTATCGGACCGAGTTCAACTTTCTCGTCTGCGACCGGTTTCCGACCGAGGAAGAGCAATACCGGATCTACGCCGGCGTCGCGGACCGGATGCGGCCGCGGCCGGTGGTCATCCGCGCGCTCGACCTCGGCAGCGACAAGGCCCTCCCCTATTTCCCGAGGCCGGCCGAGGCCAATCCCGCTCTCGGGCAGCGCGGAACGCGTTTGCTCCTGCGGCATCCCGACCTGTTGCGGGCCCAGCTCGGGGCGATCTTGCGAGTCGGCGCGACGCATCCCGTGCGCGTGTTGCTGCCGATGATCGGCGCCGTCGAGGAAGTGATCGCGGTCAAGACGATCCTCGAGGACGTGAAGGACCGGCTGCGGCGCGAGCGCGTCCCGTTCGACGCGAACCTTCCCGTCGGCGTGATGATCGAGACGGCCGCGGCGGCGATCGTCGCGGGTGATCTGGCGGAGGAGGCGGATTTCCTGAGCGTCGGCACGAACGACCTCGTCCAGTACGTGCTGAGCGCCGATCGGACCAGCGAGGACATGATCGCGTACCACGAACCGCTGCATCCGGCGGTCGTGCGCACGATCCACGCCGTCGTAACGGCGGCGCGCACCGCCGGCAAGAAGCTCTCGGTCTGTGGCGAAATGGCGGGCAACGCGGCCTACACCGAGTTGCTGCTCGGACTCGGCGTCCGGAGCCTCAGCGTCACGCCGGGCGAGATCCTCGCGATCAAGAAGGTCGTCCGGTCGATCACCCTGGCCCGCGCCGGGCAACTCGCCGCGCGCGTGCTCGAGCTCAAGACGGTGCACGACATCAAGACGTGCTGCCGGACCTTCGGGGTCGCGTTCGCCGACGAGCTCTGAGTCGCTCGGGGGCCGAA is a genomic window of Deltaproteobacteria bacterium containing:
- the ptsP gene encoding phosphoenolpyruvate--protein phosphotransferase, translated to MLRGITVSRGVVEGTAYVIDDASPLTIPRRTIDEGAVAAELARFAAALDEAEVCLRGVHADLRKRIGAEEARVFEADVLLLRDPTFASRVAERCARERINVEAAVADVVEQLSASFAALDDAYLRERAADVRDVGRRVLERLLTHRCEHLHHLPEGAIIVTGELLPSATARMNLHAVRGIVTEGGGRTSHASILTRSLGIPGVIGVKGVASRVKTGDVLIVDGSAGTVHVNPSPEVRREYARLQAAFAAYRDSLDEMRDVPAVTADGVTVELSANIGKIADAETAVLFEAEGVGLYRTEFNFLVCDRFPTEEEQYRIYAGVADRMRPRPVVIRALDLGSDKALPYFPRPAEANPALGQRGTRLLLRHPDLLRAQLGAILRVGATHPVRVLLPMIGAVEEVIAVKTILEDVKDRLRRERVPFDANLPVGVMIETAAAAIVAGDLAEEADFLSVGTNDLVQYVLSADRTSEDMIAYHEPLHPAVVRTIHAVVTAARTAGKKLSVCGEMAGNAAYTELLLGLGVRSLSVTPGEILAIKKVVRSITLARAGQLAARVLELKTVHDIKTCCRTFGVAFADEL